From one Papilio machaon chromosome 16, ilPapMach1.1, whole genome shotgun sequence genomic stretch:
- the LOC106718880 gene encoding LOW QUALITY PROTEIN: cleavage and polyadenylation specificity factor 73 (The sequence of the model RefSeq protein was modified relative to this genomic sequence to represent the inferred CDS: deleted 1 base in 1 codon), with product MTTNPRKGTDQAPMEESDQLTIRPLGAGQEVGRSCIMLEFKGKKIMLDCGIHPGLSGMDALPFVDLIEADEVDLLLISHFHLDHSGALPWFLTKTSFKGRVFMTHATKAIYRWLVSDYIKVSNISTEQMLYTESDLEGSMDRIETINFHEEKDVRGVRFWAYNAGHVLGAAMFMIEIAGVKVLYTGDFSRQEDRHLMAAEIPTVHPDVLITESTYGTHIHEKREERESRFTGLVNDIVTRGGRCLIPVFALGRAQELLLILDEYWSLHPELQDIPIYYASSLAKKCMAVYQTYVNAMNDRIRRQIAVNNPFVFRHISNLKGIDHFEDIGPCVIMASPGMMQSGLSRELFESWCTDPKNGVIIAGYCVEGTLAKTILSEPEEITTMSGQKLPLKMSVDYISFSAHTDYQQTSEFINILKPPHVVLVHGEQNEMSRLRGALQREHRGRLLVHTPRNTQLLSLAFRGDRTAKVIGSLAMEPPVPGRPLQGVLVKRNFNYHILAPADLNSELLHQLYICAALLIQCDVMFSPRAEYTELTQSEVTQRQSIHFGGTPALLRHAVLQLAGHVDFISDTRWRLYGCLDLTLDPPVVTLEWQAQPVTDMYADAVAAAVLAAAALPAPRLAPLAPKLDRMHFKECAIEMLQEMFGEDAVPKMFKGDKLQLTVAGKHVDIDLLTLEAQCSGDAALERTAAAAVARLHAALAPPRAPAPAPPPTDT from the exons ATGACTACAAATCCTAGAAAGGGCACTGACCAAGCGCCAATGGAAGAAAGCGACCAACTTACTATACGACCTTT aGGTGCTGGCCAGGAAGTAGGAAGATCATGTATCATGTTAGAATTCAAAGGAAAAAAGATTATG TTGGACTGTGGTATCCATCCTGGGCTATCGGGAATGGATGCTCTGCCGTTTGTGGATTTGATTGAAGCTGATGAAGTTGACTTGCTTCTGATATCACA tttCCACTTGGACCACAGCGGCGCCCTCCCCTGGTTCCTAACAAAGACCTCTTTCAAAGGCAGAGTGTTCATGACACACGCTACAAAAGCCATTTACAGGTGGCTGGTCTCCGATTATATCAAAGTCAG cAACATATCAACGGAACAGATGTTGTACACGGAGTCTGACTTGGAGGGTTCCATGGACCGCATAGAGACGATCAACTTCCATGAGGAGAAGGATGTGCGCGGTGTTCGCTTCTGGGCCTACAACGCGGGTCATGTGCTCGGTGCAGCCATGTTCATGATCGAGATAGCTGGAGTCAAG gttTTATATACCGGAGACTTTTCAAGACAAGAAGATCGTCATCTAATGGCTGCCGAGATTCCCACAGTACATCCAGATGTGCTCATTACA GAGTCTACATACGGCACTCACATACACGAGAAGCGTGAGGAGCGCGAGAGCAGGTTCACGGGGCTGGTGAATGACATCGTGACACGTGGCGGTCGCTGTCTCATTCCTGTGTTCGCACTCGGCCGGGCGCAGGAGTTGCTGCTCATACTCG ATGAGTACTGGTCTCTGCACCCCGAGCTGCAGGACATCCCCATCTACTATGCATCCTCGTTGGCCAAGAAGTGCATGGCGGTGTACCAGACCTACGTCAACGCCATGAATGACCGCATCCGCAGGCAGATCGCTGTCAACAACCCCTTCGTCTTCCGACACATCTCCAACCTCAag GGTATTGACCACTTCGAGGACATCGGGCCGTGTGTGATCATGGCGTCGCCGGGCATGATGCAGTCGGGGCTCTCGCGCGAGCTCTTCGAgtcctggtgcaccgaccccaAGAACGGTGTCATCATTGCAG GGTACTGCGTGGAGGGCACTTTGGCGAAGACGATCCTGTCGGAGCCGGAGGAGATCACCACCATGTCGGGCCAGAAGCTGCCGCTCAAGATGTCCGTCGACTACATCTCCTTCTCCGCGCACACCGACTACCAGCAGACCTCCGAGTTCATCAACATACTGAAGCCGCCTCACGTC GTTCTGGTGCACGGGGAGCAGAACGAGATGTCGCGGCTGCGCGGCGCCCTGCAGCGCGAGCACCGCGGACGTCTGCTGGTGCACACCCCGCGCAACACTCAGCTCCTCTCGCTCGCCTTCCGCGGAGACAGGACCGCCAAG GTGATCGGGTCGCTGGCCATGGAGCCGCCTGTGCCGGGCCGGCCGCTGCAGGGAGTGCTCGTCAAACGCAACTTCAACTACCACATCCTCGCGCCCGCCGACCTCAACAGTGAGCTCCTCCACCAG CTGTATATCTGCGCCGCTCTCCTCATACAATGCGATGTAATGTTCTCACCTCGCGCAGAGTACACCGAGCTGACGCAGTCGGAGGTGACGCAGCGGCAGTCCATACACTTCGGCGGCACGCCCGCGCTGCTGCGTCACGCCGTGCTGCAGCTCGCAGGACACGTCGACTTCATCAGCGACACGCGCTGGCGTCTCTACGGCTGTCTCGACCTCACCCTCGACCCGCCCGTCGTCACGCTGGAG TGGCAGGCTCAGCCGGTGACGGACATGTACGCGGACGCGGTGGCGGCTGCAGTGCTGGCGGCGGCCGCTCTGCCCGCGCCGCGCCTCGCACCTCTCGCACCTAAACTAGACCGCATGCACTTCAAG GAGTGCGCGATAGAGATGCTGCAGGAGATGTTCGGCGAGGACGCGGTGCCCAAGATGTTCAAGGGCGACAAGCTGCAGCTAACTGTCGCCGGCAAACACGTCGACATCGACCTTCTCACGCTC GAGGCGCAGTGCAGCGGCGACGCGGCGCTGGAGCGCACTGCGGCTGCGGCCGTCGCTCGTCTGCACGCAGCCCTCGCCCCGCCCCGCGcacccgcccccgccccgccccccaCTGACACATAG
- the LOC106718881 gene encoding delta(24)-sterol reductase: MIPETLKQRLVTWLEDHRELVVLVFCLPASFLFTLLLRAKAWLRRLGTGPDHDTAVREIQRRVLQWNKMPVEERRLLCTARPNWLSLSTTFFQKHLHHRVPVPLHDILELDERAMTVRVAPMVTIGDITEYLIPKGYSLAVTIELVDATLGGLAMGTGMSTHSHKAGLYHETITSYEVVLADGSLVTATATNRHSDLYRALPWSHGSLGFLVALTLRIVKVKPYIKLKYTPVTGQKIYCDMMRDLSGANSANPALHPDYIEGTIFSKDSAVIMTGDYSDYDPQIPVNHCSRWYKPWFYKHVESYLTKGEGVELIPLRDYLLRHNRAIFWVVEDMLSFGNDRIFRTLFGWLLPPKPAFLKFTTTPGVRAYTFTKQVFQDIVLPITELEKQIEVASVLFEKFPLLVYPCKIIDHGPSSGQLKRPDKKYLVPETNYAMYNDLGVYGVPGKVKEKKSYNPVTAMREMEKFTREVGGFSFLYADIFMTREEFEEMFDLTLYEEVRKKYKAEGAFPHLYDKVKPELDVFAVGEQNAI; this comes from the exons ATGATTCCTGAGACTTTAAAGCAGCGACTAGTGACATGGCTGGAGGACCACCGCGAGTTGGTGGTGCTGGTGTTCTGTTTGCCGGCCAGCTTCCTCTTCACCCTGCTGCTGAGAGCTAAGGCCTGGCTGCGGCGCCTGGGGACCGGCCCCGACCATGACACCGCCGTCAGGGAGATACAGAGAAGG GTACTGCAGTGGAACAAGATGCCGGTGGAGGAGCGTCGTCTCCTGTGTACCGCGAGACCGAACTGGTTGTCGCTGTCGACGACGTTTTTCCAGAAGCACCTCCACCACCGCGTGCCGGTGCCGCTGCACGACATCCTCGAGCTGGACGAGCGCGCCATGACCGTCCGCGTCGCGCCCATGGTCACCATCGGAGACATCACCGAGTACCTCATACCGAAGGGGTACTCTTTGGCGGTCACTATAGAGCTGGTAGACGCCACTTTAGGAG GTCTCGCGATGGGCACGGGCATGTCGACGCACTCGCACAAGGCGGGACTGTACCATGAGACCATCACCAGCTACGAGGTGGTGCTGGCCGACGGATCCCTGGTCACCGCCACCGCCACCAACCGGCACTCGGATCTCTACAGGGCGCTGCCCTGGTCGCACGGCAGCCTCGGCTTCCTGGTCGCATTGACCTTGAGGATAGTAAAGGTCAAACCTTACATCAAGTTGAAGTATACTCCAGTTACGGGCCAGAAGATCTACTGCGACATGATGAGAGATCTATCGGGCGCTAATTCGGCGAACCCAGCGCTGCACCCCGACTATATTGAAGGTACTATATTTAGCAAGGACAGCGCTGTCATCATGACCGGAGACTACTCGGACTACGACCCACAGATCCCAGTGAACCACTGCTCCAGGTGGTACAAGCCCTGGTTCTATAAACACGTGGAATCATACCTCACTAAGGGAGAAGGTGTGGAGCTGATACCTCTGCGGGACTACCTGCTGCGACACAACCGAGCTATTTTCTGGGTAGTCGAGGACATGCTGTCGTTCGGCAACGATCGCATTTTCAGAACATTATTCGGCTGGCTGCTGCCTCCGAAGCCGGCCTTCCTCAAATTTACCACAACACCTGGAGTACGCGCCTACACCTTCACCAAGCAGGTGTTCCAGGATATAGTTCTACCTATAACTGAGTTGGAGAAGCAGATCGAAGTGGCCAGTGTGTTGTTCGAGAAGTTTCCATTGTTGGTATACCCGTGCAAAATTATCGATCACGGTCCATCGTCGGGTCAACTCAAACGTCCTGATAAAAAATACCTGGTGCCGGAGACAAATTACGCAATGTACAACGATTTAGGAGTCTACGGTGTTCCTGGTAAAGTGAAAGAGAAGAAGTCTTATAACCCTGTAACCGCTATGAGGGAAATGGAGAAGTTCACCAGAGAAGTTGGAGGTTTCTCGTTTCTGTACGCCGATATTTTCATGACTAGAGAAGAATTTGAGGAAATGTTCGATCTGACGCTGTATGAAGAAGTGAGGAAGAAGTACAAAGCAGAGGGAGCGTTCCCACATCTGTATGATAAAGTCAAACCAGAGCTAGACGTGTTTGCTGTAGGGGAGCAGAATgccatataa
- the LOC106718856 gene encoding general transcription factor IIH subunit 4 gives MSESSKSKSLNLNPSPTLQCKNLHEYLQSRTPQFLETLYNYPTICLAVYRELPELARHFVIRLLFVEQPVPQAVVASWVSQTHAKEQSKACEALSELSVWQEAPIPGGLPGWILAQSFKKNLKVALLGGGRPWSMSSSLEPDSKARDVAFLDSYALERWECVLHYMVGSTQTEGISADAVRILLHAGLMTRDAEDGSAVITRAGFQFLLLSTPKQVWLFLQHYLHTAEKRSLSAAECLAFLYQLSFSTLGKDYSTEGMSNNMLVFLQHLREFGLVYQRKRKAGRFYPTRLALNITCVREGSGPPPAPAAPVAPGAPPAPPAPGARGYIVVETNYRVYAYTQTSLQVALLGLFTELLYRFPNLVVGVVTRESVRQALRGGITADQIIHYLEQHAHPQMLKSETGGIRSTSLLPPTVVDQIRLWQAERNRFSYTEGVVYNQFLSQADFALVRDYARAQGVLTWQSERTRTVIVTRAGHECVRKYWKKHSKTS, from the exons atgtcaGAATCATCTAAATCGAAGTCCTTAAATTTGAATCCATCACCGACGTTACAATGTAAGAATCTTCATGAATATCTGCAAAGCAGAACTCCACAATTTCTAGAAACTCTATACAATTATCCTACGATATGTCTGGCTGTGTACCG AGAACTACCAGAATTGGCACGGCATTTTGTGATTCGGTTACTATTTGTGGAACAGCCAGTTCCGCAAGCTGTGGTTGCATCATGGGTCTCACAGACACATGCTAA ggAGCAAAGTAAAGCATGTGAAGCATTGTCCGAACTATCGGTGTGGCAGGAGGCACCTATACCCGGAGGCTTGCCTGGGTGGATACTTGCTCAATCCTTCAAAAAGAACCTCAAGGTTGCTTTATTAGGGGG TGGTCGCCCATGGAGCATGTCATCATCGCTGGAGCCCGACAGCAAGGCACGGGATGTGGCTTTCCTGGACTCATATGCACTGGAGCGTTGGGAGTGTGTGCTCCACTACATGGTGGGCAGCACACAGACTGAAGGCATCAGTGCTGATGCTGTGAGGATACTGCTGCATGCTGGATTGATGACCAG AGATGCAGAAGACGGGTCTGCGGTTATAACAAGAGCCGGGTTCCAGTTCCTATTGTTAAGCACACCTAAACAG GTGTGGCTGTTCCTGCAGCATTACCTGCATACAGCAGAGAAGAGGAGCCTCAGCGCTGCAGAGTGCCTCGCCTTCCTCTACCAGCTCAGCTTCAGCACGCTCGGCAAG gACTACAGCACCGAGGGCATGAGCAATAACATGCTGGTGTTCCTGCAGCACCTTCGTGAATTTGGCCTCGTCTATCAGAGGAAG AGGAAAGCGGGTCGATTCTACCCGACGCGGCTGGCTCTGAACATTACTTGTGTGCGCGAGGGGTCCGGGCcgccccccgcacccgccGCGCCCGTCGCACCCGgcgcgccccccgcaccccccgcacccgGCGCCCGCGGGTACATCGTGGTCGAGACCAACTACCGCGTGTACGCGTACACACAGACCAGCCTGCAAGTGGCACTGCTCGGACTGTTCACTGAACTGCTCTACAG GTTCCCAAACCTGGTGGTGGGTGTGGTGACGCGAGAGTCCGTGCGGCAGGCGCTGCGCGGCGGCATCACCGCTGACCAGATCATACATTACCTCGAGCAGCACGCGCACCCACAG ATGCTGAAGTCTGAGACTGGCGGCATCCGCAGCACCTCACTGCTGCCGCCCACCGTAGTGGACCAGATCAGGCTGTGGCAGGCTGAGCGCAACCGCTTCTCCTACACCGAGGGAGTCGTCTACAACCAGTTCCTCTCACAG gcggacttcgcgctggtgcgggactacgcgcgtgcgcagggcgtGCTGACGTGGCAGAGCGAGCGCACGCGCACTGTCATAGTGACGCGCGCGGGACACGAGTGCGTGCGCAAGTACTGGAAGAAACACTCCAAGACCTCTTAG
- the LOC106718879 gene encoding uncharacterized protein LOC106718879: MRAKGSNSKFESGHVIASRISYKSPSNVKIVHVPRAPGVGTGTGTETALVRTMQSLVVWWAVVSAAWALAGACSSSISKRPARPARPQRPPPQPQPQPRVNVTFPIFKCEPDYSEYYCLNGGSCFTVVISDSPIYNCECRSGFVGQRCEFKDLDDSYVLTSRQMLMETASIAGGVTVAVFLAILVCFGAWVRLHRRAKAPPFGEERGPPPVQLVAVAAPRGRVQLCAAH, translated from the coding sequence ATGCGAGCGAAGGGTTCGAATTCGAAATTCGAAAGCGGTCATGTCATCGCCTCTCGGATTTCTTATAAGTCACCGTCCAATGTCAAAATCGTGCACGTACCGAGAGCGCCGGGCGTCGGGACAGGGACAGGCACAGAGACAGCGCTCGTGCGCACAATGCAGTCGTTGGTAGTGTGGTGGGCCGTGGTGTCGGCGGCGTGGGCGCTGGCGGGCGCGTGCTCCTCGTCCATCTCCAAGCGGCCGGCGCGGCCCGCGCGCCCGCAGCGCCCGCCGCCGCAGCCGCAGCCCCAGCCGCGCGTCAACGTCACCTTCCCCATCTTCAAATGCGAGCCCGACTACTCGGAGTACTACTGCCTGAACGGGGGCTCATGCTTCACCGTCGTCATCTCCGACAGCCCTATCTACAACTGCGAGTGCCGGAGCGGCTTCGTGGGCCAGCGCTGCGAGTTCAAAGACTTGGACGACTCGTACGTGCTGACGAGTCGGCAGATGCTGATGGAGACGGCGTCGATCGCCGGCGGGGTGACCGTGGCGGTGTTCCTCGCGATTCTAGTCTGCTTCGGCGCGTGGGTACGGCTGCACCGGCGCGCGAAGGCGCCGCCCTTTGGCGAGGAGCGCGGGCCGCCGCCTGTGCAGCTGGTAGCGGTGGCGGCACCGCGAGGTCGTGTGCAGCTTTGTGCGGCACACTAG